From Montipora foliosa isolate CH-2021 chromosome 6, ASM3666993v2, whole genome shotgun sequence, a single genomic window includes:
- the LOC138008541 gene encoding fibropellin-3-like isoform X2 produces the protein MAFHKFLILAIIIVLTQIFHSRVSGESCITKTFVEPIADTALTNHVINALTTVTSQDLCELRCFLQVKCESYNFGLTDSGDYVCELSDSDATRDELDLIAKRGFIYRAIRNSCLEAQCPEHARCYPDFEHDSHVCACATGYTGNNCETDLDECKIATHTCHVDATCNNTVGSYNCTCNQGFTGDGITCWPETDECASDPCLYGVCIDGYNNYTCICDPESTGLNCDYDLDADVCASSPCFNGVCIEGDDQYTCSCDPGWTGENCDYGVSKSEKLDRMELLETLTIKRKHNLK, from the exons ATGGCCTTCCACAAGTTTTTAATTTTGGCTATTATCATCGTACTGACACAAATTTTCCACAGTCGCGTTTCGGGAG AGTCATGCATTACAAAAACGTTTGTGGAGCCAATAGCAGACACAGCCTTGACAAATCATGTAATAAACGCTCTGACCACAGTGACGTCACAAGACTTATGTGAGCTTCGGTGCTTCCTGCAAGTCAAGTGTGAATCTTACAATTTCGGACTAACGGATAGTGGCGACTATGTTTGTGAGCTTAGCGACTCGGATGCTACAAGAGATGAGCTGGACTTAATTGCTAAACGAGGATTTATCTACCGGGCTATAAGG AATTCCTGCCTAGAAGCTCAATGTCCTGAACATGCCCGTTGCTACCCAGACTTTGAGCATGATTCGCACGTGTGCGCATGTGCGACTGGATATACTGGAAACAACTGTGAAACAG ATTTGGATGAATGCAAAATAGCGACGCATACCTGTCACGTGGACGCTACATGCAATAACACCGTTGGATCTTACAACTGCACATGCAATCAAGGATTTACAGGAGATGGCATCACATGCTGGCCAG AGACGGATGAGTGTGCAAGCGATCCTTGTCTTTACGGTGTCTGCATTGATGgctataataattatacatgtatctgTGACCCAGAGTCGACAGGACTGAACTGTGATTACG ATTTAGATGCTGATGTGTGTGCAAGCTCTCCTTGTTTTAATGGAGTTTGCATCGAGGGTGATGATCAGTATACATGTTCCTGTGATCCAGGATGGACAGGAGAGAACTGTGATTATG
- the LOC138008541 gene encoding fibropellin-3-like isoform X3, which translates to MAFHKFLILAIIIVLTQIFHSRVSGESCITKTFVEPIADTALTNHVINALTTVTSQDLCELRCFLQVKCESYNFGLTDSGDYVCELSDSDATRDELDLIAKRGFIYRAIRNSCLEAQCPEHARCYPDFEHDSHVCACATGYTGNNCETDLDECKIATHTCHVDATCNNTVGSYNCTCNQGFTGDGITCWPETDECASDPCLYGVCIDGYNNYTCICDPESTGLNCDYDLDADVCASSPCFNGVCIEGDDQYTCSCDPGWTGENCDYEM; encoded by the exons ATGGCCTTCCACAAGTTTTTAATTTTGGCTATTATCATCGTACTGACACAAATTTTCCACAGTCGCGTTTCGGGAG AGTCATGCATTACAAAAACGTTTGTGGAGCCAATAGCAGACACAGCCTTGACAAATCATGTAATAAACGCTCTGACCACAGTGACGTCACAAGACTTATGTGAGCTTCGGTGCTTCCTGCAAGTCAAGTGTGAATCTTACAATTTCGGACTAACGGATAGTGGCGACTATGTTTGTGAGCTTAGCGACTCGGATGCTACAAGAGATGAGCTGGACTTAATTGCTAAACGAGGATTTATCTACCGGGCTATAAGG AATTCCTGCCTAGAAGCTCAATGTCCTGAACATGCCCGTTGCTACCCAGACTTTGAGCATGATTCGCACGTGTGCGCATGTGCGACTGGATATACTGGAAACAACTGTGAAACAG ATTTGGATGAATGCAAAATAGCGACGCATACCTGTCACGTGGACGCTACATGCAATAACACCGTTGGATCTTACAACTGCACATGCAATCAAGGATTTACAGGAGATGGCATCACATGCTGGCCAG AGACGGATGAGTGTGCAAGCGATCCTTGTCTTTACGGTGTCTGCATTGATGgctataataattatacatgtatctgTGACCCAGAGTCGACAGGACTGAACTGTGATTACG ATTTAGATGCTGATGTGTGTGCAAGCTCTCCTTGTTTTAATGGAGTTTGCATCGAGGGTGATGATCAGTATACATGTTCCTGTGATCCAGGATGGACAGGAGAGAACTGTGATTATG